The Candidatus Mycolicibacterium alkanivorans genome contains a region encoding:
- a CDS encoding glycoside hydrolase family 6 protein gives MSSAAGSVARLVAPFLAVATIAVMSLAANPIHAELGGVALLADEANPLAAQPFYVDPISAAAVAARNANPPSAELTAIANTPTAYWLDQAFSPATVAATVGKYTGAAQAAGAMPIFALYAIPHRDCGSFAAGGFGSGAAYRQWIDGIAAGLGSSPAAVVVEPDALAMADCLSSDQRQERFDLIRYAVDTLTRDPAAAVYVDAGHSRWVSADAMAARLNEVGVQRVRGFSLNTSNFFTTDEEIGYGEAISGATNGAHYVIDTGRNGAGPPLDSPLSWCNPSGRALGAPPSTVTAEEHADAYLWIKRPGESDGSCDRGEPPVGRFVSQYAISLAGNAGH, from the coding sequence ATGTCTTCAGCTGCCGGTTCCGTCGCGCGGTTGGTCGCCCCGTTCCTGGCGGTCGCCACCATTGCGGTCATGAGCCTCGCCGCCAACCCCATCCACGCCGAGCTCGGCGGTGTGGCACTGCTGGCCGACGAGGCCAACCCACTAGCCGCACAGCCCTTCTACGTCGACCCCATTTCGGCCGCCGCGGTCGCCGCGCGTAACGCCAACCCGCCCAGCGCGGAGCTGACCGCCATCGCCAACACTCCGACGGCGTACTGGCTCGACCAGGCGTTCTCTCCTGCAACGGTCGCAGCCACGGTCGGGAAGTACACCGGTGCTGCGCAGGCTGCCGGCGCGATGCCGATCTTCGCCCTCTACGCGATCCCGCATCGCGACTGCGGCAGCTTCGCCGCCGGTGGGTTCGGGTCGGGGGCGGCCTACCGCCAGTGGATCGACGGGATCGCCGCAGGCCTGGGTTCCTCGCCGGCCGCGGTCGTCGTCGAACCCGATGCGCTGGCCATGGCCGATTGCCTGTCATCCGACCAGCGCCAGGAGCGCTTCGACCTGATCCGCTACGCCGTCGACACACTGACCCGCGACCCAGCCGCCGCCGTGTACGTCGACGCCGGCCACTCCCGCTGGGTCAGTGCCGACGCGATGGCGGCCCGCCTCAACGAGGTCGGTGTGCAGCGCGTGCGCGGGTTCAGCCTCAACACCTCCAACTTCTTCACCACCGACGAGGAGATCGGCTATGGCGAGGCCATCTCCGGCGCGACCAACGGCGCCCACTACGTCATCGACACCGGCCGCAACGGCGCCGGACCGCCCCTCGACTCCCCGCTCAGCTGGTGTAATCCGAGCGGCCGGGCGCTGGGCGCCCCGCCCAGCACGGTCACCGCGGAAGAACATGCGGATGCCTATCTGTGGATCAAGCGCCCCGGTGAATCCGATGGGTCGTGCGATCGCGGTGAACCGCCTGTGGGGCGCTTCGTGAGCCAGTACGCCATCAGCCTGGCCGGAAACGCCGGGCATTAG
- a CDS encoding cutinase family protein: MFRRLGSAALLAGIAVTGLATGTAAAAPSCADYHWIGAAGSGQRDGAGLTANGGMGDVVYQSYQQLRDDLAASGHTIDAEAVQYPAAPVPLKGGLSGWLEFLGSVGDGTDAVAQQFNTFAERCPDTKVVLAGYSQGAMVVHRNLFKLADDPHVAAALLIADGDRLPADNTIDLGSAAGAQARGKGVAQEHSLLASTNTAMLPPAIGARTVSVCDAGDPVCDYDPDTKVTDAAIAIHTSYFPAASGGHGWVAPLYKLVTNVSGTPASTLALSAG; the protein is encoded by the coding sequence GTGTTTCGCCGTTTGGGTTCGGCTGCGCTACTGGCCGGGATCGCCGTCACCGGTCTGGCCACCGGTACCGCCGCCGCCGCACCGTCGTGTGCCGACTACCACTGGATCGGCGCGGCCGGCTCGGGACAGCGCGACGGGGCGGGGCTGACAGCCAACGGCGGTATGGGCGACGTGGTGTATCAGTCCTACCAACAGTTGCGGGATGACCTGGCGGCCAGTGGACACACCATCGACGCGGAGGCCGTCCAGTACCCCGCTGCTCCCGTTCCGCTTAAGGGCGGACTGAGTGGCTGGCTGGAGTTCCTCGGCAGCGTCGGCGACGGCACCGACGCGGTGGCCCAGCAGTTCAACACCTTCGCCGAGCGCTGCCCCGACACCAAGGTCGTCCTCGCCGGCTACTCGCAGGGCGCGATGGTCGTGCACCGCAACCTCTTCAAGCTCGCCGACGACCCACACGTCGCCGCCGCGCTGCTGATCGCCGACGGTGACCGCCTGCCCGCCGACAACACCATCGATCTGGGGTCCGCCGCCGGCGCACAGGCTCGCGGCAAGGGCGTCGCCCAGGAGCACTCGCTCCTCGCGTCGACGAACACCGCGATGTTGCCCCCGGCGATCGGCGCGCGCACCGTCAGCGTTTGCGACGCCGGCGATCCGGTGTGCGACTACGACCCGGATACCAAAGTCACCGACGCAGCGATCGCCATCCACACGTCGTACTTCCCGGCCGCCAGTGGTGGGCACGGCTGGGTAGCACCCTTGTACAAGCTCGTGACGAATGTGTCCGGGACACCGGCGTCTACGCTCGCGCTGAGCGCCGGCTGA
- a CDS encoding cutinase family protein — protein MPLCQHVVVSSPRVARLAAVLFLPAPVFVSLPAAVPAAAQPCSDVEVVFARGTNEPPGVGMVGQAFIDSLSSQVGGRSVGVYAVNYPASDNYISGAADGSDDARTHIQDIVASCPATKVVVGGYSQGAAVTDLATAALPPKTTDHVAAVALFGTPSSSFASMLAGGELLPTTNPAYAAKTIDLCADGDPICSPGGNILAHVSYAQSGMTDQAATFAVTKIDQH, from the coding sequence ATGCCGCTGTGTCAGCATGTGGTGGTGAGTTCACCTCGTGTTGCCCGCCTCGCGGCGGTGTTGTTCCTGCCGGCGCCGGTGTTCGTCAGCCTGCCCGCCGCCGTGCCGGCCGCCGCGCAACCCTGCTCTGACGTCGAGGTGGTGTTCGCCCGCGGCACGAACGAGCCCCCCGGCGTCGGCATGGTGGGGCAGGCCTTCATCGACTCGCTGAGCTCACAGGTCGGTGGGCGCTCGGTCGGGGTATATGCGGTCAACTACCCCGCCAGCGACAACTACATCAGCGGCGCCGCGGACGGCTCCGACGACGCTCGCACGCACATCCAGGACATCGTTGCCAGCTGCCCGGCTACCAAGGTGGTCGTGGGCGGGTACTCGCAGGGCGCGGCAGTGACCGATCTGGCCACCGCCGCGTTGCCGCCGAAGACCACAGACCATGTCGCAGCTGTCGCGCTGTTCGGCACCCCGTCGAGCTCCTTCGCGAGCATGCTGGCCGGCGGTGAACTGCTGCCCACGACCAATCCGGCATATGCCGCCAAGACCATCGACCTGTGTGCCGATGGTGACCCGATCTGCTCCCCGGGCGGCAACATCCTGGCGCACGTCTCCTACGCCCAGTCGGGAATGACCGACCAGGCTGCGACCTTCGCGGTGACGAAGATCGATCAGCACTAA
- a CDS encoding L,D-transpeptidase family protein → MKLPKTVATVVGRIGLVALSLPLAAPASAEPAAAQPAQWIVVGVPAANATTGTLIAYQRDGQQWKAVLGPTPAHVGELGVGAPADGVYRTPEGTFAFDQSFGRQPNPGTKMPYFQATKQDWWDEDPKSPTYNTHVRSADQPSSVVENLYDSGPVYDYAVNIASNPQRIPGNVAGIFLHVTDGNPTWGCVAIGRDEMKSVLNWLDPAQDPRISIGVGQPSLVATKS, encoded by the coding sequence GTGAAGCTTCCCAAGACCGTCGCGACCGTCGTCGGGCGAATTGGCTTGGTAGCGCTGAGTCTTCCCCTCGCCGCGCCCGCATCCGCCGAACCCGCCGCAGCCCAGCCCGCGCAGTGGATCGTCGTCGGCGTGCCCGCGGCGAATGCGACGACGGGCACGCTGATCGCGTACCAACGTGACGGCCAGCAGTGGAAAGCTGTCCTCGGTCCGACTCCGGCCCACGTGGGTGAGCTGGGTGTCGGAGCTCCCGCCGACGGTGTCTACCGCACCCCCGAGGGCACCTTCGCCTTCGACCAATCCTTCGGCCGACAACCCAATCCCGGCACGAAGATGCCATATTTCCAAGCCACAAAGCAGGATTGGTGGGACGAGGACCCCAAGTCGCCGACGTACAACACACACGTGCGCAGTGCAGACCAGCCCTCCTCCGTCGTCGAGAACCTGTATGACTCCGGGCCAGTGTATGACTACGCCGTCAACATCGCGTCCAATCCGCAGCGCATCCCGGGCAACGTGGCCGGAATTTTCCTGCACGTGACCGACGGCAATCCCACGTGGGGATGCGTCGCGATCGGCCGCGACGAGATGAAGTCGGTACTCAACTGGCTCGACCCGGCGCAGGATCCCCGAATCAGCATCGGTGTCGGACAACCGTCGTTGGTGGCGACCAAGTCCTGA
- a CDS encoding fused (3R)-hydroxyacyl-ACP dehydratase subunits HadA/HadB, whose protein sequence is MTAPADTSPLELRVGHYYQMDGTYLVGREKVREYARAVQDYHPAHWDLAAAAELGYSGLVAPLTFTSTPGMACNRRMFESIVVGYDTYLQTEEVFEQHRPIVAGDELHIDVELTSVRRTAGRDFITVANTFTDSAGERVHTLHTTVVGVTADDLNPAVKQAVQNAMMHDVNILDIDGSDASYHKTVRPEGEVRIADGSTGTPGTASFDDLKVGDELPVHHTRLSRGDLVNYAGVAGDANPIHWDEDIAKLAGLPDVIAHGMLTMGLGAGFVSSWSGDPGAVTRYSVRLSQPAIVSAKEGADIEFSGRIKSLDPQTRTGVVIVGAKSSGRKIFGLATMDIRFR, encoded by the coding sequence ATGACTGCACCAGCTGACACGTCGCCTCTCGAATTGCGGGTCGGCCACTACTACCAGATGGACGGCACCTACCTGGTCGGCCGCGAGAAGGTACGTGAGTACGCCCGCGCCGTGCAGGACTACCACCCCGCGCACTGGGACCTCGCCGCTGCCGCCGAGCTGGGTTACTCCGGTCTGGTGGCGCCGCTGACCTTCACGTCGACTCCCGGCATGGCCTGCAATCGCCGCATGTTCGAATCGATCGTCGTCGGCTACGACACCTATCTGCAGACCGAGGAAGTCTTCGAGCAGCACCGCCCGATCGTCGCCGGCGACGAACTGCACATCGACGTCGAGCTGACCTCGGTTCGCAGGACCGCCGGCCGAGACTTCATCACTGTCGCCAACACCTTCACCGACTCTGCCGGCGAGCGGGTGCACACCCTGCACACCACGGTCGTGGGCGTGACTGCCGACGACCTCAACCCGGCGGTCAAGCAAGCCGTGCAGAACGCGATGATGCACGACGTCAACATCCTCGACATCGACGGATCCGACGCCAGCTACCACAAAACGGTGCGCCCAGAGGGCGAGGTCCGCATCGCCGACGGCTCGACCGGCACACCGGGGACGGCGTCGTTCGATGATCTGAAGGTCGGCGACGAGCTTCCCGTGCACCACACCCGGCTGTCCCGAGGCGATTTGGTGAACTATGCCGGAGTTGCCGGTGACGCCAACCCGATTCACTGGGACGAGGACATCGCGAAGCTGGCCGGGCTACCCGATGTGATCGCCCACGGAATGCTCACGATGGGGCTAGGTGCTGGATTCGTCTCGTCGTGGTCGGGTGATCCCGGTGCGGTGACGCGCTATTCGGTGCGGCTGTCTCAGCCGGCGATCGTGTCGGCCAAGGAGGGCGCGGACATCGAGTTCAGCGGGCGGATCAAATCGCTGGATCCCCAGACCCGCACCGGTGTCGTGATTGTCGGCGCAAAGTCCAGTGGCCGCAAGATCTTTGGGCTGGCGACCATGGACATCCGCTTCCGCTGA
- a CDS encoding nitroreductase family deazaflavin-dependent oxidoreductase: MTEHAELSPTDWVREQTERIIEQGTTDGIKILDRPVVLFTTTGAKSGKKRYVPLMRVEENGRYAMVASKGGDPQHPSWYHNVKANPRVTVQDGDKVTELTARELEGAEREHWWNLAVQAYPPYAEYQTKTSRLIPVFVVE, translated from the coding sequence GTGACTGAGCATGCAGAGTTGAGCCCCACCGATTGGGTCCGCGAGCAGACCGAGCGCATTATCGAGCAGGGAACGACTGACGGGATCAAGATCCTCGACCGTCCCGTCGTCCTGTTCACCACCACGGGCGCAAAGTCCGGCAAGAAGCGCTACGTGCCGCTGATGCGCGTCGAAGAGAACGGCCGCTACGCCATGGTGGCCTCCAAGGGCGGCGACCCCCAGCACCCGTCCTGGTACCACAATGTCAAGGCCAACCCGCGGGTGACGGTGCAAGACGGCGACAAGGTCACCGAGCTGACCGCGCGCGAACTCGAGGGCGCCGAACGTGAGCATTGGTGGAACCTCGCGGTGCAGGCCTACCCGCCCTATGCCGAGTACCAGACCAAGACCAGCCGGCTGATTCCGGTTTTCGTCGTCGAGTAG
- a CDS encoding DUF6448 family protein, whose translation MPPHCDSLDGPVVTAAKAALTEDNAELILPFVPESAEDQVRAAFDRTRAAQAEGGHFTHEVADLYFFDTVVRLHRAGEGAPFTGLKPAGLDVGPVIPLAEEAIDTQSIDKLYEFLSAELRRQLQTRLDRLTALTGGVTTAERRAYVEATLGLQVYSHHLYTMMRGDQHGD comes from the coding sequence ATGCCTCCACACTGCGATTCCCTCGACGGCCCCGTCGTCACGGCGGCCAAGGCAGCTTTGACCGAGGACAACGCGGAGTTGATTCTGCCGTTCGTGCCCGAGTCCGCCGAAGACCAAGTAAGGGCTGCGTTCGACCGCACCAGGGCCGCTCAGGCGGAGGGTGGGCACTTTACGCACGAGGTGGCGGACTTGTATTTCTTCGACACCGTGGTGCGGCTGCATCGAGCGGGTGAGGGTGCGCCGTTCACCGGACTCAAGCCCGCCGGCTTGGACGTGGGGCCGGTGATCCCACTAGCAGAAGAGGCGATCGATACCCAGTCGATTGACAAGCTTTACGAGTTCCTGTCCGCTGAACTGCGACGGCAGCTGCAAACGCGTCTCGACCGCCTCACCGCCCTCACTGGCGGGGTCACGACGGCCGAGCGGCGTGCGTACGTCGAGGCGACTCTCGGTCTGCAGGTGTATAGCCATCACCTCTACACCATGATGCGGGGCGACCAACACGGAGATTGA
- a CDS encoding aquaporin: MRKYVVDLIGTFFLVLTVGTTVSAGLAVAPLAIGAVLMAMIFAGGHVSGGHFNPAVSLGVFLRGSWPLATCCPTGERKPLAVCWALL; the protein is encoded by the coding sequence GTGCGCAAATACGTCGTTGACCTGATCGGAACGTTCTTTCTGGTGCTCACTGTCGGGACGACGGTCAGTGCAGGTTTGGCGGTCGCACCGCTGGCTATCGGGGCCGTCTTGATGGCGATGATCTTCGCTGGGGGGCACGTCTCGGGCGGGCATTTCAACCCGGCTGTGTCTCTGGGTGTCTTCCTGCGCGGAAGCTGGCCGCTCGCGACCTGCTGCCCTACTGGGGAGCGCAAACCGCTGGCGGTCTGCTGGGCGCTGCTGTGA
- a CDS encoding coiled-coil domain-containing protein codes for MTFQPPFAAKSGPSRTAAAAIAILTALCMVWAGAAHADPAQDELAKLNELTKQAQQLIESVQAAEQDLDRKQRLQHEAENRHADDLAELEATKAQLAAYQEIVDNAAAAVYVGGRTDSVSAFLTAHSPKSLIDELAFQRTVADQMAVKLRGFREAQRQAGIIEAVSAESAAAAEAAADAAAALRTDLQSVQSQLDTQVRLVKATYYTLPAAQQALLGPGGAVPRVGMGGLVPNARVLAAYIIATYPGVQTIGGVRSDPLPDHPSGHAIDIMIGSDMALGDVINADVQSQAERFGVKYTMWRVADHFNHVHITVS; via the coding sequence GTGACGTTCCAACCGCCCTTCGCGGCGAAATCGGGCCCGAGCCGGACGGCGGCCGCCGCAATCGCGATCCTGACCGCCCTCTGCATGGTGTGGGCGGGTGCCGCCCACGCCGACCCGGCGCAGGACGAACTGGCGAAGCTGAACGAGCTGACCAAACAGGCCCAGCAGCTAATCGAGTCCGTCCAGGCCGCCGAGCAAGACCTCGACAGGAAGCAGCGGCTCCAACACGAGGCGGAGAACAGGCACGCCGACGATCTGGCTGAACTCGAAGCCACCAAGGCGCAGCTGGCCGCCTACCAGGAGATCGTCGACAACGCAGCCGCTGCGGTCTACGTAGGCGGACGCACCGACAGCGTGAGTGCATTCCTGACTGCCCACTCGCCGAAGAGCCTGATCGACGAGCTAGCCTTCCAGAGGACGGTGGCCGACCAGATGGCCGTAAAGCTGCGTGGTTTCCGCGAGGCCCAGCGGCAGGCTGGGATCATCGAGGCAGTCTCGGCGGAGTCCGCGGCCGCCGCCGAAGCGGCCGCCGACGCTGCTGCTGCCCTGCGGACGGACCTGCAGAGCGTCCAATCGCAGCTGGACACCCAGGTCAGATTGGTCAAGGCGACCTATTACACGCTGCCCGCCGCACAGCAGGCGTTGTTGGGCCCTGGCGGAGCGGTCCCCAGGGTCGGGATGGGCGGTCTGGTCCCCAACGCCCGTGTCCTCGCGGCGTACATCATTGCCACCTACCCCGGGGTGCAGACCATCGGCGGTGTGCGTTCGGATCCGCTTCCTGACCACCCGAGCGGCCACGCCATCGACATCATGATCGGCTCAGACATGGCTCTCGGCGATGTCATCAACGCCGACGTTCAAAGCCAGGCGGAACGCTTCGGTGTGAAGTACACGATGTGGCGGGTGGCCGACCACTTCAACCACGTGCACATCACGGTGTCCTGA